Within Ovis aries strain OAR_USU_Benz2616 breed Rambouillet chromosome 11, ARS-UI_Ramb_v3.0, whole genome shotgun sequence, the genomic segment TCAGTCTCCCAATAGAAACTGCCACCTGTCTGTGTGTCAGCACAGGTCTGAGACCTGGACCGGCGTCTAGGCAGCAGCCTCCACCGGGGCCGGCCCTGGCTTCTCGGGTTCCTCTCCCAGATCCGCAATCCGGATGGCACTGTCCTTCTTGGAAAGCCAGAAGGCTGGGTAGACGGGCTCCGAAAACTTACACTGGAACCTGTGCAGCAGCGTCAGGGTCTCAGGCTCGATGCCGTAGAAGGAGAGGCCCCCGCCGGGGAAGTCCACATAGATCCCCAGCCTCCGGCAAGCGCTGGCGCTGAGCAGGGTCTCTGCATCACTGTGCCATGCCCTGAACCCCTTCCCGTCCCAGTGGAGGCTCCAGGAGAAGTCGTTCCCGGAGATACAGCTGTTGCGCTCTTCACCCTTGCGGTCAATGCCCTGGCATGTCAGGCCCACATAGATGCCCGCTCCCGAGAGCTCCACCTCGAAGTAGTACCTGTGCAGGTACAGGCTCTGCTGGGCCAGCACCTGCCGCCAGTGTGAGAACCTGCTGGGCAGGTCGGGGTAGGGGTGCTCCCAGGGCGCCGTGTTGGTGACCTTGCGGTTGTCCTCCTGCAGCCGGAGGTACCTGTGTGCCGTGTCAGGGTCGAAGACAATGTCACAGGCATCTGGGGGGGATATACAAGGTCGGGGGTTGGCAGCTGACTCACATCTAGCCAGCCTCCAAAGGATGAGAAGACATCCATCCCTCTGTTCCCTGTCTACCCAAGTTCTGTCCCCTCCCAAAGAAGAGGTGGGTGAAAACCAGGAAACAGAACACAAGCGGGACTCTGTGACTTACAGTAATTGTAGACTTGGTCTCTGCCCCTGGCTACCACCACAGAGTTCTCTGTAA encodes:
- the TRIM16 gene encoding tripartite motif-containing protein 16 isoform X2, which produces MLFLEEKEQAALGQANGIKTHLEYRSAEMEKARQELDRIAAIGSPMLFLEEYCKFKSTEDGAFPSVYIGLKDKLSGIHKVITDSTAHLIQLLQSYKEKLQEFSKDEEYDIRTQVCAVIEHRHRTSKPEPCTRRQFLQYACDIVFDPDTAHRYLRLQEDNRKVTNTAPWEHPYPDLPSRFSHWRQVLAQQSLYLHRYYFEVELSGAGIYVGLTCQGIDRKGEERNSCISGNDFSWSLHWDGKGFRAWHSDAETLLSASACRRLGIYVDFPGGGLSFYGIEPETLTLLHRFQCKFSEPVYPAFWLSKKDSAIRIADLGEEPEKPGPAPVEAAA